One segment of Acidimicrobiales bacterium DNA contains the following:
- a CDS encoding acyl-CoA dehydrogenase family protein: MAATQQTTSDPILDELQAWLEENWDPDLTLGDWWERLGLSGWCAPTLPTNAYGKGLSRSDSNRIGKTIAEHGAVGAPGGLGLLLAAPTIATHGTQEQIDLYVREIVTGQKAWCQLFSEPGAGSDLAGLTTKAELDGDEWIVTGQKVWTSLGQTADMGMLIARTNPDAPKHQGITWMACDMHQEQVDLRPLVEMTGHAMFNEVFLTEARVPDSAVIGGVNNGWAATNTTLANERAGLGAGGGGGGSGLTPGTIAKMLDKRAGDFAPDPAKASKGQGPRQRAGSSMMTDLARAVGMNTDPVIRQDLVRLHIMNRLGQMNTDRLKAAKMAGKDIPGMANIAKLAMSDLVRLNRDLGLQLVGPAGTLHGYTAEQSEALNEATGNPMLPFVTGGALYAQAPPIYGGTDQIQKNIIGERVLGLPKEPGDFKTTPFSELPKNA, encoded by the coding sequence ATGGCAGCGACGCAGCAGACGACCTCTGATCCGATCCTCGACGAACTCCAGGCGTGGCTCGAAGAGAACTGGGACCCGGATCTGACCCTGGGCGACTGGTGGGAACGCCTCGGTCTCTCGGGTTGGTGCGCACCGACCCTGCCGACCAACGCCTACGGCAAGGGGCTCTCCCGCAGCGATTCGAACAGGATCGGCAAGACCATCGCCGAGCACGGCGCGGTCGGCGCCCCCGGCGGGCTGGGTCTCCTCCTCGCCGCTCCCACGATCGCCACCCACGGCACCCAGGAGCAGATAGACCTCTACGTCCGCGAGATCGTCACCGGTCAGAAGGCGTGGTGTCAGCTGTTCTCCGAGCCGGGCGCAGGGTCCGACCTCGCCGGGCTCACCACCAAGGCCGAGCTCGACGGTGACGAGTGGATCGTCACCGGCCAGAAGGTGTGGACCTCGCTCGGCCAGACCGCCGACATGGGCATGTTGATCGCCCGTACCAACCCGGACGCGCCCAAACACCAGGGCATCACCTGGATGGCGTGCGACATGCACCAGGAGCAGGTCGACCTGCGTCCGCTCGTCGAGATGACCGGCCACGCGATGTTCAACGAGGTGTTCCTCACCGAGGCCCGCGTGCCCGACAGCGCGGTGATCGGCGGCGTGAACAACGGCTGGGCGGCCACCAACACCACGCTGGCCAACGAACGAGCCGGCCTCGGGGCCGGTGGTGGTGGCGGCGGCTCCGGCCTGACGCCGGGCACGATCGCGAAGATGCTCGACAAGCGGGCCGGCGACTTCGCGCCCGATCCGGCCAAGGCGAGCAAGGGCCAGGGCCCCCGACAGCGGGCCGGATCGTCGATGATGACCGACCTGGCTCGCGCCGTCGGCATGAACACCGACCCCGTGATCCGCCAGGACCTCGTTCGCCTCCACATCATGAACCGGCTCGGGCAGATGAACACCGACCGGCTCAAGGCCGCGAAGATGGCCGGCAAGGACATCCCGGGCATGGCCAACATCGCGAAGCTGGCGATGAGTGACCTCGTGCGTCTCAATCGCGATCTCGGACTTCAGCTCGTGGGCCCGGCCGGCACGCTCCACGGCTACACCGCCGAGCAGTCGGAGGCGCTCAACGAGGCCACCGGCAACCCCATGCTGCCCTTCGTCACCGGTGGTGCGCTCTACGCGCAGGCGCCGCCCATCTACGGCGGCACCGACCAGATCCAGAAGAACATCATCGGTGAACGGGTCCTCGGCCTGCCCAAGGAACCCGGCGACTTCAAGACGACGCCGTTCTCCGAGCTGCCGAAGAACGCCTGA
- a CDS encoding carotenoid oxygenase family protein: protein MKTQIHDTLPHTLPPADSHPYRSGPWRPQHVEYDAWDLDVEGHIPDDLNGVYIRNTENPLHPPIERYHPFDGDGMLHSMSFEAGQARYANRFVRTDGLERELAAGESLWAGLAELPASAKADHTIGARPRMKDAASTDVVIQGGDALASFYMCGDLYRVDPITLAPRGKATWNGAFPAEGVSAHTKVDESTGELLFFNYGTEAPYMHYGEVSAEGELTNYIDVVLPGARLPHDMAFTEHYAIVNDCPLFWEPEAMAAGIYAPRFHPELPTRFGIIPRGGSSDQVRWFEADPTFVLHWVNAYEDGDEIVLDGFFQQNPSPRPRPEATFEENLYRYLDLHQMKSIPYRWRFDLTTGRTTEGPLSDQILEFGMINGRHGGRPYRYSYDALPAAGWFGFEGVVKHDVESDTMVTHRLPDGVFASETVMAPRPGSTAEDDGYLITFTVDLVNDRSQCLILDATDPATSPIAAITLPERISSGTHACWAGAARLPVAR, encoded by the coding sequence ATGAAGACGCAGATCCACGACACCCTGCCCCACACCCTCCCGCCCGCCGATTCGCACCCGTATCGATCGGGACCGTGGCGGCCGCAACATGTCGAGTACGACGCGTGGGACCTCGACGTCGAAGGGCACATTCCCGACGATCTCAACGGGGTCTACATCCGCAACACCGAGAATCCGTTGCACCCGCCGATCGAGCGTTACCACCCCTTCGACGGCGACGGCATGTTGCACTCGATGTCGTTCGAGGCCGGCCAGGCCCGCTACGCGAACCGCTTCGTTCGTACCGATGGCCTCGAACGGGAACTCGCGGCCGGCGAGTCATTGTGGGCCGGGCTCGCCGAGTTGCCGGCGAGCGCCAAGGCCGACCACACCATCGGTGCCCGGCCCCGCATGAAGGACGCGGCGAGCACCGATGTGGTGATCCAGGGCGGTGACGCCCTCGCCAGCTTCTACATGTGCGGTGACCTGTATCGGGTCGACCCGATCACGCTCGCACCACGGGGCAAGGCGACCTGGAACGGCGCGTTCCCCGCCGAGGGCGTGTCCGCCCATACGAAGGTCGACGAGTCCACGGGTGAACTGCTGTTCTTCAACTACGGCACCGAGGCCCCCTACATGCACTACGGAGAGGTCTCCGCAGAGGGTGAGCTCACGAACTACATCGACGTGGTGCTACCCGGGGCCCGACTCCCCCACGACATGGCCTTCACCGAGCACTACGCGATCGTCAACGACTGCCCGCTGTTCTGGGAACCGGAGGCGATGGCGGCCGGCATCTACGCTCCTCGATTCCATCCGGAACTGCCGACCCGCTTCGGCATCATCCCCCGCGGCGGATCGAGCGACCAGGTGCGCTGGTTCGAGGCCGATCCGACCTTCGTACTCCACTGGGTCAACGCGTACGAGGACGGCGACGAGATCGTGCTCGACGGGTTCTTCCAGCAGAACCCATCGCCACGACCACGGCCCGAGGCCACGTTCGAGGAGAACCTCTACCGCTATCTCGACCTGCACCAGATGAAGTCGATCCCCTACCGCTGGCGATTCGACCTCACGACCGGACGGACCACCGAGGGTCCGCTGAGCGACCAGATCCTCGAGTTCGGCATGATCAACGGGCGCCACGGCGGCCGCCCGTATCGCTACAGCTACGACGCACTTCCTGCGGCCGGCTGGTTCGGTTTCGAGGGAGTCGTGAAGCACGATGTCGAATCCGACACCATGGTCACCCATCGCCTTCCCGACGGCGTCTTCGCGAGCGAGACGGTCATGGCACCCCGACCCGGCTCGACGGCTGAGGACGACGGCTACCTGATCACCTTCACAGTGGATCTCGTGAACGACCGCTCGCAGTGTCTGATTCTCGACGCGACCGACCCCGCCACTTCGCCGATAGCGGCGATCACCCTGCCGGAACGGATCTCCAGCGGCACCCACGCGTGTTGGGCTGGCGCGGCCCGGCTCCCCGTCGCCCGCTAG
- a CDS encoding STAS domain-containing protein codes for MSIASPPVTAPSTTATSATSVRFPGGATADLLCLGEDWITLKIEGELDTFDKYAIIDVLTPFVLGGFRRFRIDAEGVTFIDAAALRAFARVRWFLRRDGGTLEIVGLEAVAARTWAWLTEPTGVADRSRAALPGGSPTSG; via the coding sequence ATGTCCATCGCATCACCTCCGGTCACTGCGCCGTCCACGACCGCAACGTCCGCGACCTCGGTTCGGTTCCCCGGCGGCGCGACGGCGGACCTGCTCTGCCTGGGAGAGGATTGGATCACGCTGAAGATCGAGGGCGAACTCGACACCTTCGACAAGTACGCCATCATCGACGTGCTCACACCGTTCGTTCTCGGTGGTTTTCGGCGGTTCCGGATCGATGCCGAGGGTGTGACCTTCATCGACGCCGCGGCGCTGCGGGCATTCGCTCGTGTGCGCTGGTTCCTGCGACGAGACGGGGGCACGCTGGAGATCGTGGGCCTGGAGGCGGTCGCGGCGCGAACGTGGGCATGGCTGACAGAGCCGACCGGCGTCGCTGACCGATCCAGAGCAGCGCTGCCTGGAGGAAGTCCTACGTCGGGTTGA
- a CDS encoding DEAD/DEAH box helicase, with translation MSNIEVSPEEQPEQSEEASDGFAALGLRAELVATTSALGYEEPTPIQRETIPILLAGSDLVGQAATGTGKTAAFALPVLNGIEPGAPAEPTALVVVPTRELAVQVSEAMFKYGAGQGVKVVPIYGGQPIQRQLQALDRGVHVVVATPGRAIDHIRRKSLRLDGIRTVVLDEADEMLDMGFTEDIETILENTPAERQTVMFSATMPPRIERLTKKYQRDPVRIHIGAGDTKAGKTLVRQTAYIVPRFHKASALGRILDVESASSAIVFCRTRTEVDELTTTMNGRGYRAEALHGGMDQKQRDRVMGLLRDGTAELLIATDVAARGLDVDTLTHVVNYDVPSASESYVHRIGRVGRAGREGVAITLVEPRQRRLLDNIERLTKQKIAIEKVPTVADLRARQVDDTVTAIREALAADDLDDYNSVLHGLAGEDSDRNLALAAIKLYHEARGATTDEQEIPDVGDDRPKKHKKKNRDDEHYGEGSKFTKPKPRPRGNVGPGTSLVYVGMGRKAGVRPGDLVGAIANETELVGREIGPIRIADKYSVVGVPEASAKSVIDALNATTIRGKKAQVRAYVD, from the coding sequence ATGTCGAACATCGAAGTGTCTCCAGAAGAACAGCCGGAACAGTCGGAAGAAGCATCCGACGGGTTCGCGGCCCTCGGTCTGCGGGCCGAGTTGGTCGCCACCACCAGTGCCCTCGGCTACGAGGAGCCCACGCCGATCCAGCGCGAGACGATCCCGATCCTGTTGGCCGGTTCCGATCTCGTCGGCCAGGCGGCCACGGGCACCGGCAAGACCGCCGCGTTCGCGCTGCCGGTGCTGAACGGCATCGAGCCCGGCGCCCCGGCCGAACCGACCGCCCTGGTCGTCGTGCCCACGCGCGAACTCGCGGTGCAGGTCAGCGAGGCGATGTTCAAGTACGGGGCCGGTCAGGGCGTGAAGGTGGTGCCGATCTACGGCGGCCAGCCGATCCAGCGCCAGCTCCAGGCCCTCGACCGCGGCGTTCACGTGGTCGTGGCCACCCCGGGGCGGGCGATCGACCACATCCGTCGCAAGTCACTCAGGCTCGACGGCATTCGTACGGTCGTGCTCGACGAGGCCGACGAGATGCTCGACATGGGCTTCACCGAGGACATCGAAACCATCCTCGAGAACACGCCGGCGGAGCGTCAGACCGTGATGTTCTCCGCCACGATGCCGCCCCGCATCGAGCGGCTGACGAAGAAGTACCAGCGTGACCCGGTCCGCATCCACATCGGTGCCGGCGACACGAAGGCGGGCAAGACCCTCGTGCGCCAGACCGCGTACATCGTGCCCCGGTTCCACAAGGCCTCGGCGCTGGGCCGCATCCTCGACGTCGAGAGTGCGTCGTCGGCCATCGTCTTCTGCCGCACCCGAACCGAGGTCGACGAGCTCACCACGACGATGAACGGCCGCGGGTACCGGGCCGAGGCACTTCACGGCGGGATGGATCAGAAACAGCGCGACCGGGTGATGGGACTTCTCCGCGACGGCACCGCCGAGCTGCTGATCGCCACCGACGTCGCCGCTCGTGGCCTCGACGTCGACACGCTGACCCATGTCGTGAACTACGACGTGCCGTCGGCCTCGGAGAGCTACGTGCACCGCATCGGCCGTGTCGGTCGGGCCGGGCGCGAGGGCGTGGCCATCACGCTGGTCGAGCCCCGCCAGCGTCGACTGCTCGACAACATCGAGCGCCTCACCAAGCAGAAGATCGCGATCGAGAAGGTCCCCACGGTCGCAGACCTGCGGGCCCGCCAGGTCGACGACACCGTCACCGCGATTCGCGAGGCGCTCGCGGCCGACGATCTCGACGACTACAACAGCGTGCTCCACGGACTGGCCGGCGAGGACAGCGACCGCAACCTCGCCCTCGCTGCGATCAAGCTCTACCACGAGGCCCGCGGCGCCACGACGGACGAGCAGGAGATCCCCGATGTCGGCGACGACCGTCCGAAGAAGCACAAGAAGAAGAACCGCGACGACGAGCACTACGGCGAGGGCAGCAAGTTCACCAAGCCCAAGCCCCGCCCCAGGGGCAACGTCGGCCCCGGCACGTCCCTGGTCTACGTCGGCATGGGTCGCAAGGCCGGTGTGCGCCCCGGCGATCTCGTGGGCGCGATCGCCAACGAGACCGAACTCGTGGGCCGTGAGATCGGGCCGATCCGCATCGCCGACAAGTACTCGGTGGTCGGTGTGCCCGAGGCGTCAGCCAAGTCCGTGATCGATGCCCTCAACGCCACGACCATCCGCGGCAAGAAGGCCCAGGTCCGCGCCTACGTCGACTGA
- a CDS encoding aldo/keto reductase has product MNPQQPADQTGPVVEEDGTADRAAPEPQVRAVPVVDTVGGLSVPRLGIGTWQLAGDEATASVEDALEIGYRHIDTAQMYDNEEAVGRGIASASLPREELFVTTKIANDHHEPDDLVASTERSLDRLGLDHVDLLLLHWPTAWDRIGATMASLAQVQAAGMTRGIGVSNFTLEQLETVLPMAPLDVLQAECHPFFRQDSLRSWCAGHGWAFTAYSPIARGDVFDDATLRDIAERHDASPADIAIAWLLHQENVVAIPRSADREHILQNWDAQRIRLDDDDVARIESLDEHARLVDPDVAPW; this is encoded by the coding sequence ATGAACCCCCAGCAACCCGCTGACCAGACCGGTCCGGTGGTCGAAGAAGACGGCACCGCCGACCGCGCCGCCCCCGAGCCGCAGGTCCGAGCCGTGCCCGTCGTCGACACCGTCGGCGGCCTGTCCGTTCCCCGGCTCGGCATCGGCACCTGGCAACTCGCGGGTGACGAGGCGACTGCTTCGGTCGAGGATGCGCTGGAGATCGGGTACCGCCACATCGACACCGCCCAGATGTACGACAACGAGGAAGCGGTCGGACGCGGCATCGCCTCGGCATCGCTGCCGCGCGAGGAACTCTTCGTGACGACCAAGATCGCCAATGACCATCACGAGCCTGATGACCTGGTCGCATCGACGGAACGGAGCCTCGACCGGCTGGGTCTGGACCACGTCGACCTGCTCCTGCTCCACTGGCCCACGGCATGGGACCGCATCGGCGCGACGATGGCGTCGCTCGCGCAAGTGCAGGCAGCAGGGATGACCCGAGGCATCGGCGTCTCCAACTTCACGCTGGAACAGCTCGAAACCGTCCTCCCCATGGCGCCACTCGATGTGCTCCAGGCGGAGTGTCACCCGTTCTTCCGCCAGGACAGCCTCCGCTCGTGGTGCGCCGGCCACGGGTGGGCGTTCACGGCCTATTCACCCATCGCTCGAGGAGACGTCTTCGACGACGCCACGTTGCGCGACATCGCCGAGCGCCACGACGCCTCGCCGGCTGACATCGCGATTGCATGGCTGCTTCACCAGGAGAATGTCGTCGCCATCCCGCGAAGTGCCGACCGCGAGCACATCCTGCAGAACTGGGACGCCCAGCGCATCCGACTCGACGATGACGACGTTGCCCGGATCGAGTCCCTGGATGAACACGCTCGACTCGTCGATCCCGATGTGGCGCCGTGGTGA
- a CDS encoding potassium channel protein, with protein sequence MTAKTDGTEVGPPIAESVRKMLAGVSVLVGVCVAGAVGYLAAGWSLPDAMFMVVITIFGVGYGEVRPIDTLALRGLTGFVIVAGYGAVIYTVGGFIQMVIDGQLNRAFGARKTRKEIARMEGHTIICGLGRMGASLAAELHAVGHRFVAIDEDPGAVERARERYELVISGDAADEDVLMAAGIDRASVLATVLSADATNVFVTLTARAMNPDITILARGENRHTESKLRTCGADQVVLPTDIGATRISQLIVRPSAEEMLDSIGSSGDLDLVQLGLEFDEIELQSSSPLANRVIGDIEVRGAYGYLIIAVRRVDGTTVMHPRSDLRLAIGDRLIVLGYEDDLPRLGSKEPSRTVTYRGVTSEV encoded by the coding sequence ATGACCGCGAAGACTGACGGCACCGAAGTCGGACCGCCGATCGCTGAATCCGTGCGGAAGATGCTGGCCGGGGTCAGCGTGCTGGTCGGCGTCTGTGTCGCCGGTGCGGTCGGCTATCTCGCCGCCGGCTGGTCCTTGCCCGATGCGATGTTCATGGTGGTCATCACCATCTTCGGCGTGGGCTACGGCGAGGTCCGACCGATCGACACCCTGGCGCTGCGCGGGCTGACCGGCTTCGTGATCGTCGCCGGCTACGGCGCCGTGATCTACACGGTCGGCGGATTCATCCAGATGGTGATCGACGGCCAACTCAACCGCGCGTTCGGCGCCAGGAAGACACGAAAGGAGATCGCCCGAATGGAGGGACACACGATCATCTGTGGTCTGGGCCGCATGGGGGCGTCGCTCGCGGCAGAACTGCACGCGGTCGGCCACCGCTTCGTCGCCATCGACGAGGACCCGGGGGCCGTCGAGCGGGCCCGCGAGCGCTACGAGCTGGTCATCTCGGGTGACGCCGCCGATGAGGACGTCCTCATGGCTGCAGGCATCGACCGGGCTTCGGTTCTGGCCACCGTGCTGTCCGCCGACGCCACCAACGTCTTCGTGACCCTGACAGCGCGGGCGATGAACCCCGACATCACGATCCTCGCCCGCGGGGAGAATCGCCACACCGAGTCGAAGCTGCGGACCTGTGGAGCCGACCAGGTGGTCCTCCCGACCGACATCGGTGCGACCCGCATCTCGCAGCTGATCGTGCGGCCGAGCGCCGAGGAGATGCTCGACTCCATCGGCTCGTCCGGCGACCTCGACCTCGTCCAGCTCGGTCTCGAGTTCGACGAGATCGAGCTGCAGTCGTCGTCGCCGTTGGCCAACCGGGTCATCGGGGACATCGAGGTGCGCGGCGCCTACGGCTACCTGATCATCGCCGTGCGCCGCGTCGACGGGACCACCGTCATGCATCCCCGGTCAGATCTCCGATTGGCGATCGGCGACCGGCTGATCGTGCTCGGCTACGAGGACGACCTTCCTCGCCTCGGCTCGAAGGAACCCAGCCGGACCGTCACCTATCGAGGCGTGACCTCGGAGGTCTGA
- a CDS encoding SDR family oxidoreductase, producing the protein MDRNNEPFPLKNFEFVVRVNLIGSFNMLSQAAAAMAQTDPVDDDGSRGAIVNMASVAAFDGQIGQCAYSASKGGVVGMTLPIARDLSAVGVRVNTIAPGLIDTPIYGEGEGSEDFKKQLGQSVLFPKRLGSGEELAFMVMECLTNPYMNGETIRVDGGARMPPK; encoded by the coding sequence ATCGACCGCAACAACGAGCCGTTCCCGTTGAAGAACTTCGAGTTCGTCGTTCGGGTGAACCTGATCGGCTCGTTCAACATGCTCAGCCAGGCCGCGGCCGCGATGGCCCAGACCGACCCGGTCGACGACGACGGCAGCCGTGGCGCCATCGTCAACATGGCGTCGGTGGCGGCCTTCGACGGACAGATCGGGCAGTGCGCCTACTCGGCCTCGAAAGGCGGCGTCGTGGGGATGACACTGCCGATCGCCCGCGACCTGAGCGCGGTGGGGGTGCGGGTCAACACCATCGCCCCGGGGCTGATCGACACGCCCATCTACGGCGAGGGCGAGGGGTCCGAGGACTTCAAGAAGCAACTCGGCCAGTCGGTGCTGTTCCCCAAGCGGCTCGGCTCAGGGGAGGAACTCGCCTTCATGGTGATGGAGTGCCTCACCAACCCCTACATGAACGGCGAGACGATTCGTGTCGACGGCGGCGCCCGGATGCCACCGAAATGA
- a CDS encoding glutamine synthetase III produces the protein MSGNEIRLQAINSVTNRGVVPDGAPGAPLSEIWGCDVFNLATMEESLSKNAFKAMKAARQTGTPLDQATADVVAAAMKDWAIAKGVKFFSHIFYPLTNITAEKHDGFIVLNSDGHAITEFTGSLLRKGEPDGSSFPNGSLRATNAARGYTAWDPTSPAYVMQTANGATLMIPSVFMSWTGESLDKKIPLLRSNAAMSRAAERVLTLMGETDIEPLSASCGAEQEYFLIDAHFAHSRPDLLLTGRTLFGAPSPKGQEFDDHYFGAIPERVQVFMQDFEDKLFRLGIPAKTHHNEVAPGQFEIAPYYESANVAADHQQLLMTVMQATATAHGFVCLLHEKPFAGLNGSGKHVNWSVGNSTQGNLLDPGRTPNENLNFLLFCGAVIRGVHLFGPLLRAVIASASNDHRLGANEAPPAILSLYLGEQLEAVFDDIKTGKTSALAESGTMDLGLAEILSFTRDPGDRNRTSPFAFTGNRFEFRAVGSAHSVAGPLVAMNTMLADALEWIGDKLEAELDAGSSKSAAVAAVLKELMDLHGDVIFGGDGYSEEWHREAVEERGLRNLPTTADALPVLMEDDVVALFDRTGVLSPVELESRYEVYAEQYCLSIAVEAKVVVELAKTALYPATMSYLSNLASTIQQTSSLGIKLNTSVVATIAGEADAMLVAADDLAEAIEVHDFDTPEAHMRYGADTLRPLMDEVRRHADTLETLVADQYWPLPKYREMLFIK, from the coding sequence ATGAGCGGCAACGAGATCAGGCTCCAAGCGATCAACTCGGTGACCAACCGCGGCGTCGTGCCCGACGGCGCACCCGGCGCGCCGCTCAGCGAGATCTGGGGATGCGACGTCTTCAACCTCGCGACGATGGAGGAGTCACTGTCGAAGAACGCCTTCAAGGCGATGAAGGCCGCCCGTCAGACCGGCACGCCGCTCGATCAGGCGACGGCCGATGTGGTCGCCGCAGCGATGAAGGACTGGGCCATCGCCAAGGGCGTCAAGTTCTTCTCCCACATCTTCTATCCGCTCACGAACATCACGGCGGAGAAGCACGACGGCTTCATCGTCCTCAACTCCGACGGCCACGCCATCACCGAGTTCACCGGCAGCCTGCTGCGCAAGGGCGAGCCCGACGGTTCGTCGTTCCCCAACGGAAGCCTGCGGGCCACCAATGCGGCCCGCGGCTACACCGCGTGGGATCCGACGAGCCCCGCCTACGTGATGCAGACCGCCAATGGCGCCACCCTGATGATCCCGTCGGTCTTCATGTCGTGGACCGGCGAGTCGCTCGACAAGAAGATCCCCCTTCTGCGTTCGAACGCAGCGATGAGCCGCGCCGCTGAGCGCGTGTTGACCCTGATGGGCGAAACCGACATCGAGCCACTCAGCGCGAGCTGTGGTGCCGAGCAGGAGTACTTCCTCATCGACGCCCACTTCGCGCACAGCCGCCCGGATCTCCTGCTGACGGGGCGCACGCTCTTCGGAGCGCCGTCACCCAAGGGCCAGGAGTTCGACGACCACTACTTCGGCGCGATTCCGGAGCGGGTCCAGGTCTTCATGCAGGACTTCGAGGACAAGCTCTTCCGCCTCGGTATCCCGGCCAAGACCCACCACAACGAGGTCGCCCCCGGCCAGTTCGAGATCGCGCCGTACTACGAGTCGGCCAATGTCGCCGCCGACCACCAGCAGCTGCTGATGACGGTGATGCAGGCGACGGCGACGGCGCACGGGTTCGTGTGTCTCCTCCACGAGAAGCCCTTCGCCGGTCTCAACGGATCGGGCAAGCACGTGAACTGGTCGGTCGGCAACTCGACCCAGGGCAACCTGCTCGATCCGGGCCGCACACCCAACGAGAACCTGAACTTCCTGCTGTTCTGCGGTGCCGTCATCCGCGGCGTCCATCTCTTCGGTCCGCTACTACGCGCCGTCATCGCCTCGGCGAGCAACGATCACCGGCTCGGTGCCAACGAGGCACCGCCGGCGATCCTGTCGCTCTACCTCGGCGAGCAGCTCGAGGCGGTGTTCGACGACATCAAGACCGGCAAGACGTCGGCGCTGGCCGAGAGCGGCACGATGGACCTCGGCCTGGCCGAGATTCTGTCGTTCACCCGAGACCCGGGCGACCGCAACCGCACCTCGCCGTTCGCCTTCACCGGCAACCGCTTCGAGTTCCGTGCGGTGGGGTCGGCACACTCCGTCGCCGGCCCGCTCGTGGCGATGAACACCATGCTCGCCGATGCGCTCGAGTGGATCGGCGACAAGCTCGAGGCCGAACTCGACGCCGGCTCCTCGAAGTCCGCGGCGGTCGCCGCCGTGCTCAAGGAGCTCATGGATCTGCACGGCGACGTCATCTTCGGCGGCGACGGCTACTCCGAGGAATGGCATCGCGAGGCCGTCGAAGAGCGTGGTCTACGCAACCTCCCGACGACGGCCGATGCGCTGCCGGTGCTGATGGAAGACGATGTCGTCGCCCTGTTCGACCGCACCGGTGTGCTGTCGCCAGTCGAGCTCGAGAGCCGCTACGAGGTCTACGCAGAGCAGTACTGCCTCTCGATCGCGGTGGAGGCGAAAGTGGTGGTCGAGCTCGCGAAGACCGCTCTCTACCCCGCCACGATGTCATACCTGTCGAATCTCGCCAGCACGATCCAGCAGACATCCTCGTTGGGCATCAAGCTCAACACGTCGGTGGTGGCAACGATCGCCGGCGAGGCCGATGCGATGCTGGTGGCCGCCGACGACCTCGCCGAGGCCATCGAGGTCCACGACTTCGACACGCCGGAAGCGCACATGCGCTACGGCGCCGACACCCTTCGTCCGCTGATGGACGAAGTGCGGCGCCATGCCGACACGCTCGAGACGCTCGTGGCCGATCAGTACTGGCCGCTCCCCAAGTACCGGGAGATGCTGTTCATCAAGTGA
- a CDS encoding crotonase/enoyl-CoA hydratase family protein: MTTDQAILTERRGRVLVITMNRPEARNAINGELSTGLWAAIEELDVDPSLTAAVLTGAGGAFCSGMDLKAFARGEDIGPMTTFVQNGADKPLIGAIEGFALAGGLELALTCDLLVAAEGARLGIPEVKVGLFAAGAGVMRLPGRVGYGKAMEMAITGDPITAEEALAFGLITKLAAPGNALEVAIEIAERVAANAPLAVAASKQMIRATQGATEAELWELQASLVSDVFSSDDAKEGPAAFAEKRSPHWTGT; this comes from the coding sequence ATGACGACCGACCAGGCCATCCTCACCGAGCGGCGGGGCCGAGTGCTCGTCATCACGATGAACCGACCCGAGGCCAGGAACGCCATCAACGGCGAACTCTCCACCGGGTTGTGGGCGGCCATCGAAGAACTCGATGTCGACCCGTCGTTGACGGCCGCGGTGTTGACCGGCGCCGGCGGCGCCTTCTGCTCCGGTATGGATCTCAAGGCCTTCGCCCGCGGTGAGGACATCGGCCCGATGACGACCTTCGTGCAGAACGGCGCCGACAAGCCCCTGATCGGCGCCATCGAGGGGTTCGCCCTCGCCGGCGGGCTCGAACTGGCGCTCACCTGTGACCTGCTCGTCGCCGCCGAAGGTGCCAGGCTCGGCATCCCCGAGGTCAAGGTTGGCTTGTTCGCGGCCGGTGCCGGTGTGATGCGTCTGCCCGGCCGGGTCGGCTACGGCAAGGCCATGGAGATGGCGATCACCGGCGACCCCATCACGGCCGAAGAAGCGCTCGCCTTCGGACTGATCACGAAGCTGGCCGCGCCGGGCAACGCGCTCGAGGTGGCGATCGAGATCGCCGAGCGGGTGGCCGCCAACGCACCGCTGGCGGTGGCTGCGTCGAAGCAGATGATCCGGGCGACACAGGGCGCGACGGAAGCCGAGCTGTGGGAGCTTCAGGCCTCGCTCGTGTCTGATGTATTCTCCTCGGACGATGCCAAGGAGGGTCCGGCGGCGTTCGCGGAGAAGCGATCGCCCCACTGGACTGGCACCTGA